The genomic stretch AAACTGGCGTTTTCCAGTGCCAACGGGCTGAATATGATCGTGACGAGAAACATTCAGTTGCTGGCCAAGAAGACAACGAAtactttcaaaacgttGGAGGGTCAATTGGTCGCTATAAATCAAAGCGGGGAGAGAACAACGCTTAGCACAAAGTCCATGGAGTTAGATACGCAAGTGCCGCTGTATATGGGTGTCCCGAGTGCCATCCTTGACTACGTTATCTTCTGTCATCAAGAGGACAGTTTGTGGCCGCTAAGTGAACCCTCAaatctgaagaagaaattcgACGAGATTTTCCAAGCCATGAAATTTACCAAGGCCATTGATaacttgaaagtgataAAAAAAGACATGGCTGTAGAGATCAAACTGCTGCAACAGTCTGTGGAACATTTGAAGATTGACAGAGACCGGTCGAAAACGACTAAGataaaaattcaacaattGGAGgcaaaaattgaacagtttagACAACAAGTGAAGAATATCGAATCTCAGATACTGGATATAACGGGACAATCGGATCGTCTTTTCAAATCGAACCAAACGTTCCAAGAAGTATTGTCtaaagtggaaaatttgaaaactttgaaattggcCACCTCCAATGAAATTGAAAGGTTGTCAGCGACTATCGAATTGCTTGATCTCCCCAAGGACGAGTTGTCCAGCCTCTTGGATAACTTCTCACTGACTTTGCAGCAACAGGAATCGAAACTTGATCAAACGCAGTATGAAATCAATCAACTGAAAaatcaacttcaaaatgCATACATTGAAAAGGACGATTTGATTAGGAAAGAGGCTGAACTGACATCAAAGAGACATGATTATGAACAGCTCAAACACGATAGGTTAACATTGATAGAGGAATTCAAACAGAAATTCCCTCTTGACCTATCGTCGGATTACCCCACAGAGTGTTTACGTTTGTTGAGAGACTAcaagaaaactttggaaTCGGACGCCCAAATGGTCAAAGCAGAGGGAGAAAGCAAACTGGCCAAGATTGAAAACCATGTGGCCGAGCAGGTGTATGAAGAAACCGTTCAGAACCAAAAGTTGGAATATTGTATCAGGGATAAGACTGAtttaaagaaaagaatagATTGGTTGGAAACTGAATTAAAATCGAGCGACGTTTCCGAAGAAACTCTGGAAGACGAAAAGAAGGCATTGACAGAATTAAATGGCCAATTGgcaaattttgaaaagggaAACGCAAGTGAAGAAGTTATCAAATTgctgaagttgaaaaatatGGATATCCTTTCTGCGGAAGAGGAACTGGAGAAAATTCAAGAGCAAATTCTGAAAACTAATCAACAAACAGATCTTTTTGCCAAATTAGGCTTAATTAAAAAATCTAtagaggagaagaaaggaACCGTCACTGATTTGGAAGAAACTTTGCAGAAAAATGATATTTCCCAAATCCTGCCTACTCCCCTGAACAATGAAGATCTGGATTTggaattcaaaaaattctACATCTCATTACAAAAGGACATTGCATTATCTAACATAGTACTGCATgataaagaaaataaacTATCTGAAATCACGTTCCGGCTCGATTCATCTAATGCTGATATTGAAAGAAATAAGGCCGAAATTCAAGCATTGACACTTCGCCTAGATGCTGAGTTACCTGAAGATTGTCCAATAGATGAATACGATGAAGTTGTCGCCGATGCTGAATTGTCATATAAAACAGCTTTagaaaacttgaaaatgCATCAAACAACTTTGGAATTCAATCGCAAAGCTTTAGACATTGCCCAGAACAAGGACTGTTGCTATTTATGCTCTCGTAAGTTTGAAAATGTTGAAGTAAAAAGTCGATTGTTAGCTGAACtaaagaagaaaaccgATGCAAACTTCGAACATACGTTGGTGACGGCTGTAAATGAAGAGAAGGAGTTTTTGCATAATTTGAGAACAATGGAAAAGGACATTATCAGTCTACGGAATATAAAAGAACAAgtcaaaaaattggaggagCTTAAACCATGTCTAGTTGAAGAGCATACAAGCACGAAGGCCAGtttggaagaaatcgaaaaTTCTAATCGTaagttgaaagagaaacGGGAAGTTTGTGAAAAGACACTACGTCGCACAATTGAACAGATTGTGGACAACTCCAAAGAACTTAACTTGTTGGAGGCAGAGTTTAAAGGACTATCAAAACAGCTAGAAATGTACAATAATTCAAGTGGTACACTCCAAACAGTAGATGAGTTGAGAGCagaacagaaacaaaaaaatgactTGTTACGAAAGTTGAGAAAAGACATCAACGATTTGCAAGAAGAGAGGGAAAGGAAGACAAAAGAACATAATTCCTTAATTAACATGGtaaaagagaaaacttTGTCCATTCGTGAGATGGAAAGTTCTGTGGcttcagaaaaaaatatccaaCGTGAGTATtcagcaaaaaaaacagagcTTAATGATATTGAGCATCATATTCAAAGTATCAAAAgcgaaattgaaaagaccaaaggtgaaaaagaaaagaaacaatCCCAATACAATCGCCAAAAGTTAGGTCTCAAACTTCTGACAGAGAAGAGCCAGACTGACATTATAAATATCACTAAAGCATGTGATAAACTTGGTGGGATTTTAGACAAGGTGCGCCAATACGAACAACAAGATTTCAATGCACTAGAAAAATGTCAGGATACTATAAAACAGGCCGATTCGACGttaaaaaatattgaaaaacaGCTGAACGAGAAAACTGAATACCTTTATATGGGGCGTCAAAAATTGCAGGATTCTAACAATGAAAAGAGGAATTTGAGAGATAATATCGAATTGCTGAACCTAAAGGACAAGTTACAATCGATAATTGATAATATCAAAAGATTGGATGTCAGGAACGctgaaacagaaagagaaaagtACCAACAAGAGTCTGAGAAATTACGAAACCTGTATGAAGGACTCAGTGCAGAAAATGCTGGGAAACTAGGTGAGATGAAACAGCTTCAAAACCAAATTGATTCCCTATCCTTACAACTGGGCTCAGATTATAAGGATGTTGACCAAAAGTACCAAAAAGAATGGGTAGAATTGCAGGCTAGGACTTTTGTTACTGACGATATTGATACTTATTCTAAAGCCCTTGATAATGCAATAATGAAATACCATGGGTTGAAAATGGAGGATATTAATCGCATTATTGACGAATTGTGGAAACGTACATATAGCGGCACTGATATTGACACGATAAAAATTCGGTCTGAGGAGGTGAATAACACTGTTAGGGGAAAATCTTACAACTATCGTGTTGTTATGTTCAAACAAGATGCAGAATTGGATATGAGAGGTAGGTGCTCTGCAGGTCAAAAGGTTCTAGCATCTATTATTATTAGGCTTGCCCTTTCTGAGACATTTGGTCTCAATTGCGGTGTCATCGCACTTGATGAGCCCACTACAAACCTAgacgaagaaaatattgaGAGCTTAGCACAGTCATTGCATAATATCATTCAAATGCGGAAGTATCAAAAGAACTTCCAGCTTATTGTTATTACCCATGATGAGAAGTTTTTGATGCATATGAATGCAGGGCAGTTCACTGATCACTTCTTTAAGATAAAGAGAGACGATAGACAAAAGTCACAAATTGAATGGGTTGATATTAACAGAGTTACAGAATATTAATTACGGCCAAGCTGGTTTATtcgttatttttttaaagtTCTATACATGCATTATATCATTATCAAAGTATCACACCAAGGCTTTACTGACCATTTTTCTAAAcctctgttgttgttctgcCATTTCAAGGTGAATAATATATTTTGTTAATAGGAGCTTATAAAGTTTAGTTTGTTGGATTTTATCAGAGTCGTTTGTGTATTTCACGGAGATGTATTCTCTTGGTTCTGACACGGGAACTAAATCAACAGAGGTTCCCAGGTAACCTGCTTTACCTAACAGATAAGCACCCTCCACTCCCATTAGatcctccttttctttcGGAACTAATATAAGGGCGTTATCGTTTATCAAGGAGATTAATTTCAACAGGCGCGTATTTTTAGCTTGACTTCCACAGATGAACAATTCATTTATCGAGTTGAGTTTCTCGAAATTATCCACCATTAATTTCGTTTGGAAGGCCAAACATTCCAAAATACACACATACTTTACCAGTAAATCCCGAAATGACGTGTCTGGGGATTCTCCGATAAACATCCCTCTCATGTATGGGTCTCCAAACGGTGTTCTATTACCATCAAGGTCTCCATATAAAAAATTATTGCAAGCTTCAAAATGAATAGAGGTTGCATTTTGTGTTTCCCAGATATttatttcctcttctaATTTTGATATCAGTTGACCTGTGCTTAAGTTCAAGGAAATTGCAGAAGGATGAGAGGTAAATAAGTGTTCAATTAACTTaccagaacaagaagagcCTGATTCGTATACGACTTTGTTAGCTCCCAGTATATCTGTGAAGGGACCCCAAATTCCCTTTACTGACGTTTCTGTTTTCATCGTTCCAGGAGAATAAATATAACACGTAGAAGTACCTGCAACTAAAAACAGAGTATTCTTGTTCAATGACTGTAATGGCGAGAACCAACTGGAATAGCAATCAATACAGCTATCCACAATCACCAATGAATCTTCGTTTTCAATCGTTTTTGGACATCCTATTGTGACATTGGGAGGCAATCTTACGATTTTATCATAGAATGATTTTGACCAGCCAGCCAATTCCCCATCATGCCCAATTCCGTTGGAGTTTGGGTGGTTTGATAGCCTTTCGGTGTTCCAACAATATTCCTGGGCCAGTTTGTAAGCTACATATTTGTGCAGATCAAACACCTCCCATTGAATGTTCCCCTTCGGTTCGTCAGATATGGATTTAAGGAATCTTGATAACTTGGGAATACCCATTTCAGGGATAAATCCACCGCCCATATGACCAAGTATGTCTTGTGGACACCTGGCGTTCAGAGAATTTGTCTCCTCTTTGGCCATTGAATCCATCCAAAATACCACGTTTCTGGAATCACCTTCGCAGTGTTGGAATGTATCATCGCCACTTCTCTCACACAAAACCAAAGAACAAGTTGCCGCCACCCCACATGACTTCACATCATACTTTTGAAGATCAGCCATATCGAAGCATTCTTTGATAGCTGTTAAGATTTCTGCCGAATCTTGCGTGTATTCCCACAGTGAAGTACGGTTGGACTCATAGTAATACGGAACTGGCTTAGAAAACACTCCTAGTAGCGAATCGTCGTGCAAACTATAAATACCGACTCGAACACTTGAAGATCCAAGATCAATGCCTATGCCAATTGGAGTTGCTACCATTTTATCTTTCCTATGGCGTCGTTTCGGTGCTTCCACAGCAGTTTTTGGTTGTTGAAATCGCAAAATGTCTCGATAATGTTGTATTCGATAATATACAGAAGAATGCGCACTATATtgtaatattatataacTGAGTGGTCCGTTTCCATGTTTGCTGTGATGATCGACATGTTAGCGTCTTGGACCTCTGCCTCTTCTTGTCATTTCTGGTAGCTTGAAAGGCACCTTCAACGAGGCAATTTTGTATGTAGAAGCGGCACTCTTTGGAACTCCAAACGCCTCCGCTTGGGCGACGGTTGCACCCTTCACCACCGCACCCAGTACTCTGAATAAAGAGACGACTTTCGAAGGTTTGATTGCGAGTTCTTGTGCCAATGGCGAAACTTCTACCAAGAAGTTGTCCAAGTGAAGAATTATAGTTAGAATGTAACATAGCAACTTGTCTTCATTTTGAGGATCAATCACGTAGGATCTTTCCTTGGACCTCCCGAAGTTACCAGGTCTTGCGACGGTGAATCTGTTCAAGATCCCATCCACGAGAACTTCGGGTGGCGAGTTCAATGCTTCCACAAGTTTTTCCTTGCTGTTGATTTTTCTGTTGTAATAAACACCCAACAGTAGCGACAGATAGAACAGCAGCTGGATCTTCGTTGCCTGTGGCGACTCattcaagaacttcaatttccttTCGATGTATTTGGATGATGTGTAAGGGAAAATCTCTAgctttttttccaagtcgGTCTCCTTCATAATAGGACCGACCCGAATGAACTGCAGTTCTCTCTCTGGTATTATGCTTTCTATTGGGTATATCTGCTCCACATCGGTGGCATCCATGTTTGCCTGCGGGGTGGGTCTGTCTCCGGAAACCGTTTCGTCCAGTTGCTGTCTCGTGGGCAGATCCTTCGAGGCGGACTTCACAGTGTCGATAATATCGACAGCCGAATCAGCCAATTTATCCGCATCGACACGGTTTCTCTCCAGATCAGAAATAGCCTTCTTGGCTTTCTTGGTACCAAACGCCTCACCAAGCGCGTTCCTCAACACTGAACCACGCACCTCACCCTTCTGCTTGATAGCAGGGCCCGCCAAAAGTTTGTTACTCTTGGAGGTCACTTTCGAGACAAGAATTGGGGCCTTGTACAACTCCACGCTGTTCTTGCTCGGGTTGAAAACACCAACAACGTACTGTGATTTGTCTCCGGACACCTCAGAGTCCGTGGTCCCCTCGTACTCTAATCTCTCATTTTCCCCATGCAGGATATAGTCGACCTCGCCGtcttgcttcttcttcttgaaaagatcaaacTTGGTGTCAGAGGGCGCCCTAAACCCTTTGAAAAAACTCGCCACGGCAACACTAGTGTGTTCGTGGAACTCTCTCACCTCTACTTCCTCAATTGATCTCTTAGACATGGTGTAGTGCGACCTGTTACACTCGATACAGTACAAAAGACACTACCAGTCAAGCCATTTAGTGTCACCAAGTCATCGCTttgaactgaaaattttttttttctcgaaactgaaatttttcaattgacGTTTTGTGAGTCAATTCCAATGAACAGTTGTGCTTGCAGTTGTGCACGGTTGCTGTGTGTTCGTGTTCCAATTGCGTTAGATGGATGGTGCGAGTACGAGTGCCGTTGGGTAGAATAACAATGTCAACAGTCAACACTCCAAAAGTAGTTCAGCCCAAGTGGCTTGCACCTAAACAGGTCCCCGCGGAGAAGCCCGTTTTGAAGCTGTACAACACACTGACGAGGTCGAAGGATGTGTTTGTGCCCATATCTGGGGCCAATGTAGTTACGTGGTACTCATGTGGGCCAACTGTGTACGATTCGTCACATATGGGCCATGCGAGGAACTATGTCTCCATCGATATCAACAGGAGAATTATGTCTGATTACTTTGGCTACGATATCaactttgttcaaaacgtcACGGATATCGACGACAAGATTATTCTGAGGGCTAGGCACAACCAtttgtttgaaaaataCGAGTCATCCGTCGAGGAAGTCACTCCTGCTGTGAtcgagaaagtgaaggCTGCTTTGGCGCAGTACGTGGAGAAGAACCTCCCTAGTAGCGGCGACGTTTCCACTATTGCCCAATTGGAGGCGTGGTTAAAGACAGTTGATTTTGAGAAGATGAAACAGGAGAACCCGAAATTCTCAATGCATGTCACTGCCGTGCAAAACACCTTGACCGCGTTGGAGAGTAAACAGGCGGAAAAATCCACTTTCTTCAGCCTGGTGAAGGACACTCTCGTCCCATTGTTGGACAAAGAGACTGGATCTGGTTTAAACAACCTTGAGATTTTCCGGAAACTGCCCGCATACTGGGAGaaacagttcaacaaggACATGGGCAAACTGAACGTCTTGCCGCCCACAGTTACCACTAGAGTTTCAGAGTACGTTCCAGAGATTGTCACCTTTGTTCAAACAATAATTGACAACGGGTTTGCCTATGCGACCGCAGATGGCTCCGTTTACTTCGACACCTCGAAGTTTGATGCAGACTCGAAGCACTCGTACGCCAAGTGTCAGCCGTGGAACAAGGGCCAACTGGATCTGATCAACGACGCTGAGGGGTCGCTGTCGAACTTTAACGCGAGTGGCAAGAAATCTAACAACGATTTTGCCCTATGGAAGAACTCCAAGCCTGGTGAGCCGGAATGGGATTCTCCATGGGGGAAGGGAAGACCAGGGTGGCACATTGAATGCTCTGTCATGGCCAGTGACGTTTTGGGGGCGAATATTGATATCCATTCCGGTGGTATAGATCTGGCGTTCCCTCACCACGACAACGAATTGGCTCAATCTGAGGCTAAATTTGACAACGAGCAATGGGTGAATTACTTCCTGCACACAGGGCATTTGCACATTGAGGGACAAAAGATGTCCAAATCGCTCAAAAACTTTATCACCATTGATGAGGCGTTGCAGAAATTTTCCGCTCGTCAACTGAGACTAGCATTTGCATCTGTTCAATGGAATAACCAACTTGACTTCAAGGAGGCGCTGATCAACGAGGTCAAATCATTGGAGACttccttcaacaatttcTTTACAAATGTCAGAGCGTTACAGATGGACAACCAGCATGCGATGGATCAAGACCAGTACATAACCAAGAAACCACGCGACCAAGAGAAACAGTTGTTGTCCGATTTGGCCGCAGCGCAAACCAAAGTACACGCTGCGTTCTGCGACAACCTGTCCACCCCACAGGTCGTCAAGTCATTAGCGGAACTCGTCACGATCACGAATACTTACATCTCTGCCGTCGGGTCTGAGTTACGCATCGAACCTGTTGTGGCCGTTTGCAAATACGTCACCAAAATCCTGGGCATCATCGGGTTCCCCGTCCGTGCCGATGGTCTTGGTTGGGCGGGCAGCGGTTCTGACTCCACGTCTGCAAACTCCTCCCTGGAGGACACGGTCATGCCGTACGTGAAGGTGCTTTCCACGTTCAGGGACCAAGTTCGCGCCATGGCTATTGAAAAAGTGGACAGTGGAGAGTACTTGCGTGTGACTGATTCGTTGCGTGACCACGAgcttttgaagttgaacatTGCGCTGGATGACAGAAACGGGCAGCACGCTCTGGTCAAGTTTCTGTCCGATGAGGAGAGAAGTGAGATGTTAAAGTTGTTGGAAGAGAGGGAGGCCCGCGAGGAGGCTAAGAGGTTAAAGAAGGCGGAgcaacagaaactgaacgaattgaaggaacGGGAACGTAAGGAGAAAGCTTCGTTGCGCCCCTCTGAgatgttcaagaacagCGAACTGTACAGCGCTTGGGACGAGGAAGGTCTACCAACGAAGGATAAAGATGGCAACGAGATCACGAAGAGTATGgccaagaagttgaagaagcaatGGGAGCAACAGCGGAAGTTACATGAGGAGTATTTCGGTACGAAGTAGATCCCTCCCCTCCACGTTTATGTTGATATGGATGTTTTAATGGTAGGACCCTCTATAGTTACATATATAAGagaaaattcaaataaAAGTGAACGTTAGCATCGGTGTGCGTTTGACACAGATTGTTATGGCAGTTGTCATCGGAACAGTGTAGCCGATGAGCGATAAGAAACAGTATGTGAAGGGTTGATTTGGATCGTTTCAGTATTTGAAGATACTAACTACGTGTGAGGCGAGACATCCTCTTTTTGTGAGATAGAATTGCCGATGCGCTGAGAGGGTTGGCGGACAACGAGTCCGCGATGGACGTTGTTGAGAAGCAAGTGGAGAAGTATCGTTTGGATCTTCTTAGGCCGGTGTACAAGGACCGTGACGAGTTGATTGGTCGGGTCCCCTCGTTTTGGATGGTTGTTCTTTCGCAACATTCCAATTTTGCCAACTTCATTCGAGCCTCTGATTTCAAGTACGTCGACTGCATAGACGATGTGCGTGTCGAATGGGACGAAGCTAACCCTGGGAACTTCTCCGTGAACATCAAATTTCATGGGCTTGAGGGTGATTTCCCCGCTCAGAGTGTCACGAAGCGTTTCAGATTAGTGAAGGTCAAGGACGATATGAAAGTGAGCGGCAATGACGAGGATCGCGAGAGCggtgacgatgacgacgaggaggagtaCGAGAGGTTGTTGAGTGACCCCGTGGATGTTGAATGGCCCGTGGCGTACGATTCTATAAACCCAGATAAGATCCAGGACAAGCGTGCGAGTAAGAAGGAGTACCGGACAGGTATGAAGACGCTATTCGGGTGGTTTAGGTGGACAGGTTTGAAACCAGGTAAGGAGTTCCCCAACGGGGAGTCCCTGGCGGAACTGTTTGCGAACGACTTGTACCCTTACTGTGTGAAATATTATATTGAGGCACAGAGGGATCTTGCAGACGAGATGAGTGATTCTGACAACGACGACTCTGCCGAGGAACCATTGGAGCTCCCCAGCGATGATGACGAAGTCCAGGACCACAGCAAGAAAAGACGGTTGGAGTGAACCGGTCTGCGATGTGGGGGTGTGCCTTGTATAGAATGATATGTAGTGTTATGAAGAGTCCATTTTGATGCCGCAGAGAGAAAGAGTCACTTTGGAGTTCGTCtctttgatattttgttcttcGATCCTTGCAGTTTCAACACTTTACTCATGGGGTCGTCCATATCGTAGCTTGCCTTCTTGcgtttctgtttctgtacttgtttctgctgctgtttcgaCTtatctgtttcttccgTCTGCGGCGACTTAATCACCGATGAgtccagttttttcttcccgAGGAGGTACTCCTGGTTACTCTCGCTGCCACCAGCCCCCGTATCGTACATCCACTCGAGCCCAGTCTTCTTGCGGTCCCCGGTGCGATCCCCATCTCTAGATGCGTTAACGAGCGAGTCCAATTCCCTCTCTTTCTGTATCTCCCTCTGCCTCTGCTTGAACGCGTGTTCCTCCTTGAGCAGTTCTTGCTCACGCTCCCATACTTTCTTCCTGTTGCGTACGAGTTTCGGGTTCCaactcttcaacaagttcaagtcGTTCGCCATCGGTTGCTGTCACTGCGATATGCGATGTATCAATACTATTATTAAGATAACGTACAAAattgtatatatatatatatattttaaGTGTAAATGTAGGTGAGTATACACTGAAGCAGTACTGGATTTATTGGTACTCCCCTCCCCGTTTACTATATGTGCAATCAGAACCCATGGATCttgatgttcttcttctgaagGCCTAGCTGAGCGATCATAAACTCGCACACTTTAGCTCTCTGGTCCCCCTGCAACTGGATAATCTCCCCCATCTCTTTATCCTTGACGATATTCCCGTTACAAGCGaagtccttcttcaacactttcaaaatcCGCTTCAAGTCGTACTCCTCAGGAACACCTTGCACGGTGGTCAAAGTCTTTCTCCCGTTTCTCTGCTGGATACGGATATGGATGTAGTTGGCAGTGGTGGTTTCGTCATCCCCTGTGTCAGCAAATGGGTCGAACGACTTCAAGTTCTCGATAGACATGCAGAGTATAAGAGAAGGGCTGATGTGTTGTCTGTGTTGGCAGTAAACTGTGGGgggaacagaacaaaaagaacaggAGACACCAACAAGTACCAGTTAACTGTAGTAGTAACAGCAGTAGAAGCAGCGGGGatctgatattttttttctttgccGTTTCTCTGCGTCGGTTTCCACGGCAGGTTAACTGTTCGTGGGAAGTGATGGTAAAAGCGTGGGCACGTGACGTATATGGGTTTGTCACGTGGCTAAAAAGGGTCACGTGCCGGTTTTTTAAGTCACGTGCAATAGTTTggaattttggaaaacctGCCCTCAACGTGACCCGCGGTTTGATCACGTGATGGAAAGGTGGTAACTCACCTAAATCTGGACCCgtgtgttgaagaaattcaagatCTAGGACTAAAGGAACTTTTGTACCGCATTCTATAAGATATTTCCATTCTTAAATGTATAATAAGACGATAGCTTTGAATACGGTTGGCACTAAATATGTCCATAAAATGTAATGTTTCGTCTCTTGACCAAAATATTGTGTCCGGGTAGAAAACGTGACTGTCACGTTCCagaaatttatttttttcgtgCCGTTCCCAACtccgcaccaggtctagCCATGACTCTTGGACTTTCCTTCAATGTGGTCGGATTGTGACAACTACACTGTCCAAACAACTCGGCCTTCTTTACTGG from Huiozyma naganishii CBS 8797 chromosome 6, complete genome encodes the following:
- the CWC25 gene encoding U2-type spliceosomal complex subunit CWC25 (similar to Saccharomyces cerevisiae CWC25 (YNL245C); ancestral locus Anc_1.117), with the translated sequence MANDLNLLKSWNPKLVRNRKKVWEREQELLKEEHAFKQRQREIQKERELDSLVNASRDGDRTGDRKKTGLEWMYDTGAGGSESNQEYLLGKKKLDSSVIKSPQTEETDKSKQQQKQVQKQKRKKASYDMDDPMSKVLKLQGSKNKISKRRTPK
- the SUI1 gene encoding translation initiation factor eIF1 (similar to Saccharomyces cerevisiae SUI1 (YNL244C); ancestral locus Anc_1.118) — translated: MSIENLKSFDPFADTGDDETTTANYIHIRIQQRNGRKTLTTVQGVPEEYDLKRILKVLKKDFACNGNIVKDKEMGEIIQLQGDQRAKVCEFMIAQLGLQKKNIKIHGF